AGGAAGAAGTCACCGAACCACGCATGGCCAACCAATCTAACTCTCTGGAGTATCAGCCTGGTTCCTCTGCATGGTTTCGTGGGAGGaagagtgctgtaccaaaacccttccCTCAGAAAGGTGTCGAGGTTCAAAGTACTAGGACTCACGCTCCCTACTTCCAGTGCCAAATCTCGTAAGAGACAACACAAGCACTGTTGGTTTGCAATTGTCTTTCTATGTCGAGTGTAGAATGTGACCTCCCATTAAAGGGGTCCATATTCTTTGAGGAGGAGGGAAGGCTAAGCCTTCTCCTGCATTATTCTAGTCAACACCCATGACAATGCCAAAGAGACTGTGATAACTGGActgatatattaacccttttacccccaaaggacgtacttttacgtttcacaaaacttatccctttacccccatgggcataccggtacgtcctcgcaaaaaaactgctatttacattttttttttttttgcatatttttgataattttttttgagaaacttcaggcattttccaagagaatgagaccaacctgacctctctatgacaaaaattaaggctgttagagcaatttaaaaaaaatatacagcaaaatgtgcttgaaaaaaaaaatccctggggGTTattggttggaaagttccaaatagcctgggggtaaaaaggttaagaggaaaatttcataattattttatgaatttagactcaaaaaggaaatttttatgaatttagactcaaaaaggaaatttttcctaaaatgaacatttttttttctagttgaggGTTCAGTGACTAGTTTTAGAAGGTGGATAGTAGGTATAGGTTTGCAGTCCCACTATGAGACTCGAGTGATTAGAAATTTACTTGGGATTCTGATTGGCTACCTTTTAAACTATTTAAACTAGTCTCCCACCtcgtggctagtacagtggtaacgtgtttgcctagcattcgcgtggcagcagatcgatccccgcttgggaccatgagtttaagctgtttactgtggaggccactgttgtggtagggcaccacagtgggggggttgggcttacccagctgacgttctagtgagcatctattctgatggaactggaactgtaACCAAACTGCTTTAACACCTTTAAATCAGCAATATGAATATCGCTGGAGGTTCACAAAAATGAACAAAATTTTAGTGATAAAATTTGTTATCATTATACTTGCTTGATCATTTATGTGACCTCTCTCCTCCCCTGTGGTCAGTGACATCAGGAGGCAAATGATAAAGTTTTCGACTTTGAAAGCTGAAAAGTAGGTAATGTCATATCATTGACTAGTTAGTTGCCATGAACTACCAGATGCAATTCCGAGAGGGGGGAAGCATTTTTGCAATGAGGCAGAACGGGTAATTTTTATTTTGGGTTAGATGTCAACACGGCTTCGTGTACAAGCAATATGAACGTCAGGCGAGTATGGAAATAATGAATTTTCTCAATAAAATTTGGTTTTCTACATAATAAAAGAttcaaaaataagttttatttacatttaatttgtACTCTGTTGTactaattaaaaactttttttatgaGCTGCACTCGCAGGTGAATATGTTCTCAATATGAGTGTACAGTATTGTAATAGAATAATAATCCTATACCTTTGATACTTTTTAGTACACTATTCTACAGCTGAatatgtgtactgtacagtattttcttATTATCTAGACATGCAGAGCAGCAAGaacacgcaatttttttttttaactaactgGAGAATAATTGTGTCTTTCAGATTGTTGAAGACAACTAACAAGACCTTCAGAGAAAGCTTGTGGCAGCATGAATGTGGCAGAGCCGTTATGCAAGCCGCCGGATGGGATATAGTCGGAGAGACTGTCCAGCTGCCGCCACACATCAATTTACAACTCCCTCTTGAAGTGTTGCTTGCTAATAGGTATAAaggaatttattctttattttttagataaatatGTTTTCCTAATTAGTGTGGTATGAAGCCTTCTTTAAGGAAAGCTATTACATAAATACAAAATTAGAGTACTATAGTTATTTCCTATAATGctatatacagtaatacagtaaacgAACCTCTTATTTTGAACTGCTAGGACTGTAGGGTTGGTGGATAATTGATCATTTCTCTAGattatcatagataaaaaaaaatccttaaaactcATTAGAACTATAgaaatctatacagtatatatatatatatatatatatttctgggctcaacctgtgccggccagtgaaatactCCTTAAGTACCATTTCTAAGGTAAATAACTGGGAAGAGCTTCtccaacgggagcgcttattacGCTTAGGAGAACTCTCTTGTGACGAAGAGTGAGAATGTATCGTAGCGCTCTTTTTCTTGAAGCGCCTAGATGATCCCTCGTGAGAGGAAGTCGATCGCGAAGCAGAACGACGACGCGAGGAAGCGCTCTttttatgtttgtgacgagagcgcttgcagtctctcggcgagacatttcgtgaagagatagaaggcgaggaagagcgagaacgatgatgtctcttcctacgTCGCCTGTCTCTCCAACGAGAACatctgggcgaaggagagcgagctctccttttcctcttctctctctccctcttagcCTCCGAGGAGGGTGAGGAcgatgaggaggagggggaggtactgcgatgtttgcgcttgTGACGTTGTAGTTTCGTAGAAGCGCAAGCGAGGTGCGAAGTAGGCGCCACCagagctgaagttactatatctGCTGAAACTTCTGCGGGCGCCGACTGAGGTGATGGTAGCGATCTTTTCCCTagcagcctcaaaccaatggcacctatcagctgtccatctggctggagttcggaacgttgtggcagacgcactctcaaggATGACCCCattggagtcggaatggtcactagatcgaaaatcgtttcagtggatcctctcccaggtcccggacctccaggtagatctcttcgcgacgaagtccaaccacaaactaaaatgttatctggaccctcgggcttacgccacagatgccatgtctcagaactggaacacctgggaaaggatttatcttttcccaccggtgaacctattgatgaaggtgctggacaaacttcgaaccttcaaaggtcaagtagccctggtggcccccaattggctgaagagcaattggtttcctcttttactggagctgagtctctgccctcgccagattcccaacccgactttgactcaaatagtacaaacgcgcactgtgttcgcttcctcaaacattcagaacaccctaactttatggacttcatgaagtttgcggcccaaaaaggggctaacatagatccccagaatactttattcttagaatcagataagagagactccactcttcgtcaatatgactcagcagtaaaaaaactagcaaagtttttgatgGATTCTAACGTTGTCTGTATGACATTAAACCTAacggttacctttttcagaaccttgtttgagtcaggtttggcagctaacactattactaccatcaagtctgccttgaagaaaattttcctggtcgggtttaatgtagatctaacagactcattgctagTTTCAATTCCAAGAGCcggtgccagactgaaaccatccattcgtcctagctcggtttcctggtttctcaatgatgtccttaaactggcgtcagaaaccatcaacgactcatgtaagtatatacctctactcagaaatactctttcttatgagtttagcattcggcgctagaatttcggaattagctgacttgtcaagagatccaggccacattgagttccttccatcaggagaagttctcctctccccagacaaagtcttcttggccaaaaatgaagaccctcagaacagatggtcctcctggaaaattatcccgctccctcaggatccttccctgtgtcctgttaccactctaaagtcctttctatcgaggacttcctataagacctcagggCCCTTGTTTGTTAGAGagcagggagggactataactttaaaagggatcaggcaacagattttgtattttatcaaacaggctaatcctgagtctttccctcacgtccatgacatacgggcggtagcaacctcaataaattttttccatcacatgaactttgcagatcttactaaatataccggatggaaatccccgtcagtgttcaggcggcactatcttaaacatctagaggcccttaaactcgctaccgtagccgcagagagcgtggtatcccccgaacaaattaattcctaattaattcctaattttaaatatttaacttagccggtgaatatataatagctgcaactctgttgctcgactgacacatacataaaaactcgccagcgatcgctatacaggttgcgggtgtgcccaccagcgccaactgtcggccagataccactctcgatgtaaacaaaacctcaatttcttctctgtcgacgtgacgacaagacgtactttactcgctgttgaacctggagtttttcccatcatatttggtgaagtactttaatttggtttgagctttcgcagtacaggtgtttttcttcaaataaatccttgaactcttttttgaatcggattaattgttgatgacttagatcgttttttggaatttcccttgactaattcaaaatggctgacccttctcaagttcccaagttcagaaaatataatgctagggactgtcataggcatcttccaaaggcttctctcgaccctcacactgtttgttccaattgtcggggtaaaacctgtcaattggaagatcggtgtgaggaatgcgtgggcctttcggaattcgattttatcgaatttgataaatatacacgcagactagagagagatagggtaaggagaagttcttctaggtcggtagatttttcctctccacatgcccctcaacctattccttcccctgtagtggttgttcctaacccccctcctagcactcaggaaccgtcgatggcagacatgatgcgtgctattcatgcctggggggagagagttgagtctttagcaagtgaccgaaatcaactcatggcggacgtaaaggaactcaagtgccaaagtgccacgaaggatagtgtcaaagtgcctagtgttacgcaaaatgttgtgaacagtgttgcgctcgagggttcgtctgttcgtgcctgtcgtcctcctagtccgggacctcttgcaagctcccaagcccaggggagaagcaatgtcgtacgactcatgggttcgagaggccttgatcagcgatcagacgttccctctaaggtatcaggcgtatctctccaagatcgcccctacctaagtaagacgagagagcccatttttacctcgtcgtccgaaggtgtttcacgtaagaaaccttggaccaaggtctctagacctttaaagcgtaagtcggtcccttcaggacaagtccaacgtcccggatgtagccactgggacagttcggacccgttgccgtcatctgatgactgttcgccgcctaagagaggcaaagttgtgccgtctcattcgttaaccccgtctgttaccgcacctgcttccgtagaccctaaatgggtgttactgcaagacatgcagtccaagcttgcgtccttgatggaggactacaacgctgagaaggtttccgttgaacctacgagccttcagccatccaagcgttctgttgtgcgtcctgttgacgtggatgtagctttctcgcgtcaaccagttggggtggtacctccaccgatgcgacccagtgtggatttccagccgcacgttgacgttaggcaacgcactgatgcgtttggtgacgttcaggacgttcatcaaccatcagagttgacttgttttgacgcggtgcgtcaacctccgcaacccggtatggcgttgactgcacaacccagacggtctaaacagtctcgggtggacgctgtgcgtcctcgctcacctgttattgttgacagttcccagactgttcagcagttccaggacgctgcgtccggctccgtcacgtatgcacctgtgcgaccggactctgcgagtcaaatgttgcctactccgttgccgttttctcatcagttatcggatgaggaacagtcagatgaggacgttgctgaaccacagcatgaggatcaaccttcagaactagatgagcctaaagcagttcaaccatccttggactttagaaaagtcatggctgtttttaaagagttgttccctgaccactttatttctgtggctcctcgttcgccgccgtcagagtttgtcttaggcgttcctgctaccatgcctgcctttactaaactcgttctctctcgctcatccaagagatcTTTACggatgttaggcgattggttagagaccaagaggagtttagggaagacagcatttgccttccccccatctaaactctcatctagatcgagcgtctggtatgccacgggagaagttctcggcttgggagttcctgcctctgcccagggcgacttctcaagtcttgtagactctccccgccgccttgccatgagacgctcgaagatttgttggtcaccctcggacctggaccaccttcttaaaggcatttttagggcgtttgaagtctttaacttcctggactggtgtctaggagccctgagtaggaaaatctcttctgccgatagggatgtttccttactcattatgtcctgcatggacaaggccgtccgtgatgggtccaacgagcttgccgcttcattcacgtccggagtccttaagaaacgagagtctctgtgctcgtttctgtcagcaggagtgacgccatgccaaagatctgagctactctttgcgcccttgtctaagtgcttgtttcctgaagtcttggttaaggaaattgccttgtctttagtgcagaaggacacccacgatctagttgcgtccttggctcgcaaagctccccctttgcctgccttgtctgccagacctaggatggacactcctgcgtccaggtttatcccgccctttcgtggcagagcctccagcaggggaggtgctcgtgccgaagggaagagagggaagaggaaaggatccaagtcctctaagggcagagtctgactgcccgcaacttcagacagcagtaggtgccagactcaagaacttctggcaagcctgggagaagagaggcgcagatcaacaatctgtgaggttgctcagagaggggtacaaaatcccttttgtacgcagacctcctctagcgacatcccccatcgatctctctcccaggtaccgagaggaagaaaagagacgagccctgaaactggaagtgtctcttttgctagagaagggagcggtggtcaaagtctcggaccttcaatcaccggggttttacaaccgtctcttcctagtatcaaagaagacaggaggttggagaccggtgctagacgtcagtgctctgaatgtctttgtcacaaggacgaagtttaccatggagaccacaaagtcagtcctagcagcagtctttatcacaagtaatttctccacTGATTCTTGTGTCATGGGCGAAACTTCTCGCTACAGaatttttaacattacagtctatgtctgagatcatataacaaacagtagtgcagctaataccctACCCTGCGGCATGCcatatattacctgatcttcatccgatttctcatcatttgcaaccactatctgttttctgttttgcagaaatttttTTACCCCCCTTTCTTATCTTTCCCAAAATTttatactttctcatttttttctctatcttattatggtctaccttgtcaaaggcttttgaaaaatcgagatagatcacatctgtgtctttttcatttatcatattttgtgttttcatagtgtgctatcagtttggtttgtgtactttttccgggcacaaaaccatgttgacctatattaagcaAATTATTTTGAACCATACCTGCAAAAACCCCTGGCAATATATGTGCGTATTTGGGTTGAAatgcatcatatcttggggccttttgtgcatagcgcggtatatactcggcttgtttttttgtttcagttttgctttcatttttctttcctgtttgctgagttttctgactttaaatcatggttgcaggatgcatatatcaacaatttttgttgaatttgaatccttttccttctttcaggtttttgcctttttttggatggagatctctgtatNNNNNNNNNNNNNNNNNNNNNNNtacatatatatatatatatatatatatatatatatatatatatatatatatatatatattataaatatatatatatatatatatatatatatatatatatatatatattataaatatatatatatatatatatatatatatattataaatatatatatatatatatatatatatatatatattataaatatatatatatatatatatattataaatatatatatatatatatatatatatatatatatatatatatatataaatatatatatatattataaatatatatatatattataaatatatatatatatatatatatatatatatatatatatatatatataaatatatatatatattataaatatatatatatattataaatatatatatatatatatatatatatataaatatatatatatatatattataaatatatatatatatatatatatatatatatatatatatatatataaatatatatatatatatatatattataaatatatatatatatatatatatatatatatatatatatatatatattataaatatatatatatatatatatatatatatgtatatatatatatatatatatatatatatgtatatactgtatatatatatatatatatatatatatatatatatatatatatatatatatatatatttgtctgtgtgtgtgtgtaaaaatagatGCAGACGTGTCGTTATGGATTGATTTAGTTCGGTTATTTATTTAGTCGTTCAATAAATGCTCGGGAATTATAGAAAATACGGAAACACACACATAGATGAAACATGTGGGTGTTATAATTGAAAGAATCAGCACATTGGTTTCGAATATGTCAGAATTGTTTAATTTTAAATAACTTCATCAAGCCGAAAATAGGTATCCATATCTTTCGGGACCAATATAAGAATATGGGGTTACTAACCTTGCCCTAAAGACTTGTTAAGAGACTGAGGATGAATTTTTTTGATCCCAGTTCTATGAGGGGAAATggagcctgatatatatatatatatatatatatatatatatatatatatatatatatatatatatatatatatacatatatacatcacaagcacacgttattacaatcaatgtgaatatcacccacgaatggcatttaataccgaattctatcttgggaatatacatccacttggaattcattttatggaaacagcttctggccgggttgagattcgaacccccaccaagatagtattcggtattaaatgccattcgtgggtgatattcacacacacacacacacacatatatatatatatatatatatatatatatatatatatatatatatatatatatatatatatatatacatatatatatatacatacatatatatacatatatatacacatatatatacatatatatacatatatatatatacatacatatatatacatatatatacacatatatatacatatatatacatatatatatacatatatatacatatatatatatatatatatatatatatatatatatatatatatatatatatataaaatacatacataatatatatatatatatatatatatatatatatatatatatatatatatatatatatatataatacatacata
This DNA window, taken from Palaemon carinicauda isolate YSFRI2023 chromosome 10, ASM3689809v2, whole genome shotgun sequence, encodes the following:
- the LOC137648259 gene encoding uncharacterized protein; the encoded protein is MAEVEAALVLLDDLTSKERRSCLELLIRIFGNVVKNPDEPKYRLLKTTNKTFRESLWQHECGRAVMQAAGWDIVGETVQLPPHINLQLPLEVLLANRYKGIYSLFFR
- the LOC137648260 gene encoding arginine/serine-rich coiled-coil protein 2-like translates to MGSSLRVRLPQRSELQPDGQLIGAIGLRLLGKRSLPSPQSAPAEVSADIVTSALVAPTSHLACASTKLQRHKRKHRSTSPSSSSSSPSSEAKREREKRKRRARSPSPRCSRWRDRRRRKRHHRSRSSSPSISSRNVSPRDCKRSRHKHKKSASSRRRSASRSTSSHEGSSRRFKKKSATIHSHSSSQESSPKPFLKEGFIPH